From Marivirga harenae, one genomic window encodes:
- the neuB gene encoding N-acetylneuraminate synthase, with protein sequence MRKVIIIAEAGVNHNGDLERAKELIKVAANAGADFVKFQTFKADKIVSKVAKKASYQSKNINDGDNSQYNMLKKLEIPDAWYPELLVLCKKENIEFLSTGFDNESIDFLNDLPIELFKIPSGELTNKSYLQHIAKKKKPVVLSTGMADIREINDAVEVLIDAGLDKSNLAVLHCNTEYPTPMEDVNLKAMLHIQNEIGVEVGYSDHTLGIEVPIAAVALGAKVIEKHFTLDRNLPGPDHKASLEPDELVAMVKAIRNIEMAISGNGIKAPSKSEIPNKVVARKSIHTLNVLGKGHTLQESDLIMRRPGDGISPMDIDQIVGRKLKSDLAADVKLSLEHLA encoded by the coding sequence ATGCGTAAAGTGATCATAATAGCGGAAGCAGGAGTGAATCATAATGGAGATTTGGAGCGGGCAAAGGAGCTGATTAAGGTTGCTGCAAATGCGGGAGCTGATTTTGTTAAGTTTCAAACTTTTAAAGCTGACAAAATTGTAAGTAAAGTAGCTAAAAAGGCATCCTATCAAAGTAAAAACATAAATGATGGGGATAATTCTCAGTATAATATGCTTAAAAAACTGGAAATCCCTGACGCATGGTATCCTGAATTATTAGTTTTATGCAAAAAAGAAAACATTGAATTTCTTTCTACTGGATTCGATAATGAAAGCATTGATTTTTTAAATGATCTGCCTATTGAATTGTTTAAAATTCCTTCAGGAGAATTGACGAATAAGTCTTATTTACAGCATATTGCCAAAAAGAAAAAACCAGTAGTTTTATCAACTGGTATGGCGGATATAAGAGAAATTAATGATGCGGTAGAGGTTTTAATTGATGCTGGTTTAGACAAATCAAATTTAGCAGTTCTTCATTGCAATACGGAATATCCAACTCCCATGGAGGATGTCAACCTCAAAGCCATGTTGCATATTCAAAATGAAATAGGAGTTGAAGTTGGTTATTCAGATCATACTTTAGGAATAGAAGTCCCTATTGCAGCAGTCGCACTAGGAGCCAAAGTAATAGAAAAACATTTTACTTTAGATAGAAATTTACCGGGACCAGATCATAAAGCTTCATTAGAACCTGATGAATTGGTAGCAATGGTGAAAGCAATTAGAAATATTGAAATGGCAATAAGTGGTAATGGAATTAAAGCTCCGAGTAAAAGTGAAATACCTAATAAAGTAGTTGCAAGAAAATCTATCCACACTTTAAACGTATTAGGAAAAGGACATACACTGCAAGAATCAGATTTAATTATGCGAAGACCAGGAGATGGTATTAGTCCAATGGATATTGACCAGATTGTTGGAAGAAAATTGAAATCGGATTTAGCTGCTGATGTTAAACTTTCACTAGAGCATTTAGCATGA
- the neuC gene encoding UDP-N-acetylglucosamine 2-epimerase, which yields MKKVLVLTSSRADFGIYFPLLTKMKASKKIDLSILAFGTHLSKFHGYTLDQIRESGLEVDYTISSLVLGDTAGDIANSYALTAQKFADFWSLHSNDFDLVFVLGDRFEMAAAVSAGIPFNINFAHIHGGETTLGAIDNIYRHSISLASKWHFVSLTDFNSRLESILDNKDNIYTVGALSLDNIKEIPLLGLDEFHTKWQINLAKPTILITVHPETVASAINKFYAEELYKSLSVLANDYQLVITMPNADTLGSLYRAQYDKLKKDFTSRVFLIENFGTSSYLTAMKYASLMLGNTSSGIIEAASFQKFVINIGDRQKGRKAGDNVYHVIFNSEAIIQAVKDIENKTYQGENIYHKGDAADQIIQVIEKL from the coding sequence ATGAAAAAGGTACTGGTCTTAACAAGTTCAAGAGCTGATTTTGGAATTTACTTTCCATTATTGACAAAAATGAAAGCTTCAAAAAAAATCGATCTTTCCATCTTGGCTTTTGGAACACATTTGTCTAAATTTCATGGATATACGCTTGATCAAATCAGAGAATCAGGCTTAGAAGTTGACTATACGATCAGTAGTTTAGTTTTAGGGGATACAGCAGGAGATATAGCAAATTCTTATGCATTGACTGCTCAAAAATTCGCTGATTTTTGGTCACTTCATTCAAATGATTTTGATCTGGTTTTCGTATTAGGAGATAGATTTGAAATGGCAGCAGCTGTTTCTGCTGGTATTCCATTTAATATTAATTTTGCGCATATTCATGGTGGAGAAACTACATTAGGAGCAATTGATAATATTTATCGCCATAGTATTTCTCTGGCTTCAAAATGGCATTTTGTTTCCTTGACAGATTTCAATAGCCGACTTGAATCTATTTTAGACAATAAAGATAACATTTATACTGTCGGGGCATTAAGCTTAGACAATATCAAAGAGATTCCGTTACTAGGTCTTGATGAATTTCATACTAAATGGCAAATAAATTTAGCTAAACCTACAATTTTAATCACAGTCCATCCGGAAACAGTAGCTTCTGCAATCAATAAATTTTATGCAGAAGAATTGTATAAGAGTTTGAGTGTTTTAGCCAATGATTATCAATTGGTAATTACAATGCCCAATGCAGATACCTTAGGAAGTTTATATAGAGCACAGTATGATAAATTAAAAAAAGATTTTACTTCAAGAGTATTTCTGATTGAAAACTTTGGTACGAGCTCTTATTTGACTGCCATGAAGTATGCCTCTCTAATGCTTGGGAATACTTCTAGTGGCATTATAGAAGCGGCAAGTTTTCAAAAATTTGTAATTAATATAGGTGATAGACAAAAAGGTAGAAAAGCAGGAGATAATGTTTATCATGTTATTTTTAATTCTGAAGCTATAATTCAGGCCGTTAAGGATATTGAAAATAAAACCTATCAAGGTGAAAATATATATCATAAGGGAGATGCAGCGGATCAAATCATTCAAGTAATTGAAAAACTATGA
- a CDS encoding acylneuraminate cytidylyltransferase family protein, translated as MKPLVVIPARGGSKGVPRKNIKDLGGKPLIYYTIEAAREVFEDKHILVSTDDEEIKEVVEKTGLKVPFIRPKELATDTAGTQEVLKHAIKFSEDNGYFPDTLVLLQPTSPFRTGEHLKKAIDLYHDNIDMVVSVKETKSNPYYLLFEENEEGYLEKSKEGNFTRRQDVPKVWEYNGAVYVININSLEKSRMNQFNRILKFEMSQKSSHDIDDLIDWLIAEKLLDEDFT; from the coding sequence ATGAAGCCTTTAGTAGTAATACCAGCAAGAGGTGGTTCAAAAGGAGTTCCCCGTAAAAACATAAAAGATTTAGGGGGTAAACCTCTGATTTATTATACTATTGAGGCTGCCAGAGAAGTTTTTGAAGATAAACACATTCTCGTTAGTACTGATGATGAAGAAATTAAAGAAGTTGTCGAAAAAACAGGTCTTAAAGTACCTTTTATAAGGCCAAAGGAATTAGCAACAGATACAGCCGGAACACAGGAGGTTTTAAAACACGCCATTAAGTTTTCTGAGGACAATGGCTATTTCCCTGATACCCTAGTTCTATTACAGCCTACTTCACCTTTTAGAACAGGGGAGCATTTAAAGAAAGCAATAGACTTATATCATGATAATATAGACATGGTAGTTTCCGTAAAAGAAACGAAATCAAATCCGTACTATTTGTTATTTGAAGAAAATGAAGAAGGATATTTAGAAAAATCTAAAGAAGGTAATTTTACCAGAAGACAAGATGTTCCAAAAGTATGGGAGTATAATGGAGCTGTTTATGTTATAAATATTAATTCCTTAGAGAAGAGCCGAATGAATCAGTTCAATAGAATTTTAAAATTTGAAATGAGCCAAAAATCTTCTCATGATATAGATGATCTGATAGATTGGTTAATTGCAGAAAAATTATTGGATGAGGATTTTACTTAA
- a CDS encoding glycosyltransferase family 52: protein MVNIFFATTTLQLLNCIDEAKNYSASENILIFGKKHPNLDLKLIEEVKDFGTKYLFDYSMFDPFKRFLSLRRMMGSVKEIAQTENLKTVYFGNIYEMQQNYFFQHLSGKERIVLVDDGTLNLNFPDRIKNGYFIKGQKNLQYYKNLILYRYKGKDVNRPELFSIYKLDYPAELLRKNTYQNLFKDKKHNKDDNKVVLIGANWASYISSKQYIEILKKIWKMNQRKDIIYCPHPAENLNLLEESFNAWGFKTKKNSLGIEWYLINEADFIPSKIYSFSSSAMIVLDQFYKGKSDLFILPPLLKLGFNNLIVSYFKENRIGNFMDWNDIGIDHLEIVD from the coding sequence ATGGTTAATATTTTTTTTGCTACTACAACACTTCAATTGCTCAATTGCATAGATGAGGCTAAAAATTATTCAGCCTCAGAAAACATTTTAATTTTTGGTAAAAAGCACCCAAATCTTGATTTGAAATTAATTGAGGAAGTAAAAGATTTTGGTACTAAGTACTTGTTCGATTATAGCATGTTTGACCCTTTTAAGAGATTTTTAAGCCTTAGAAGGATGATGGGGTCTGTCAAGGAAATAGCACAAACAGAAAATCTTAAAACCGTCTATTTTGGTAATATCTATGAAATGCAACAAAATTATTTCTTTCAGCATTTATCCGGTAAGGAAAGAATTGTTTTAGTCGATGATGGTACCTTGAATTTGAATTTTCCAGATCGCATTAAGAACGGTTATTTTATCAAGGGTCAGAAAAATTTGCAATATTATAAAAACCTTATTCTTTATCGGTATAAGGGGAAAGATGTTAATAGACCCGAGCTTTTTTCAATTTACAAATTAGACTATCCTGCAGAATTGTTGAGAAAGAATACTTATCAAAACTTATTTAAAGATAAGAAACATAATAAAGATGATAACAAAGTAGTTTTGATTGGCGCTAATTGGGCCAGTTACATTTCCTCCAAACAATACATAGAAATTCTTAAAAAGATTTGGAAAATGAATCAGAGAAAAGATATTATATATTGTCCGCACCCTGCCGAAAACTTAAACTTATTAGAAGAAAGTTTTAATGCATGGGGATTTAAAACAAAAAAAAACAGTCTAGGGATAGAATGGTATTTGATTAACGAAGCAGATTTTATACCTTCAAAAATTTATTCGTTTTCCAGTTCTGCAATGATTGTGCTTGATCAATTTTATAAAGGGAAGTCAGATCTCTTTATCTTACCTCCTTTATTAAAATTGGGTTTCAATAATCTGATTGTTTCCTACTTTAAAGAAAATAGAATTGGTAATTTTATGGACTGGAATGATATAGGAATTGATCATTTAGAAATTGTAGATTAA
- a CDS encoding nucleotidyltransferase family protein: MTFKKHLINHNSTVKEALAKLDQLAADAILFVVDESQKLIGSLTDGDVRRGLLKDLSISQKVVDFIQPNPKYIIKSNYNVEDLEKFRNANLKVIPVLNDTHQVVNVINFRFLKSYLPIDAIIMAGGKGTRLKPLTDNTPKPLLKVADRPIIEHNIDRLISYGIDDFWLSINYLGKQLEDYFATGESKGVRINYVTEDKPLGTIGAARAINNFQHETVLVTNSDILTNLDYEDFYKDFIQSDADLSVVTIPYEVLIPYAVLEMDKGIVKSFKEKPTYTYYSNGGIYLIKRELLELIPKNEFYNATDLMEQLIKQGKKVNSYPLRGYWLDIGKHEDFQKAQEDFKHIKF, translated from the coding sequence ATGACCTTTAAAAAGCATTTAATAAATCACAATAGTACTGTTAAAGAAGCACTAGCCAAATTAGATCAATTGGCTGCAGATGCCATTTTATTTGTGGTTGATGAGAGCCAGAAACTAATTGGCTCATTGACTGATGGAGATGTAAGAAGGGGTTTATTAAAAGATTTATCTATAAGTCAGAAGGTAGTTGATTTTATTCAACCCAATCCTAAGTACATTATTAAATCAAACTATAATGTAGAGGATTTAGAAAAGTTTAGAAATGCCAATTTAAAAGTAATACCAGTTCTGAATGATACACATCAAGTTGTAAATGTCATCAATTTTAGATTTTTAAAATCATACTTGCCAATAGACGCCATTATTATGGCAGGAGGCAAAGGGACAAGACTGAAACCTTTAACGGATAATACGCCTAAGCCCTTATTGAAAGTAGCTGATAGACCTATAATTGAACATAATATTGATCGGTTGATAAGCTATGGTATAGATGATTTTTGGCTATCTATAAATTATCTAGGCAAACAATTAGAAGATTATTTTGCAACAGGGGAAAGCAAAGGTGTGCGAATTAATTATGTTACTGAAGATAAACCATTAGGTACCATAGGAGCAGCAAGAGCTATAAATAACTTTCAACACGAAACAGTTTTGGTTACCAATTCAGATATTTTAACAAATCTTGATTATGAGGATTTTTATAAAGATTTCATTCAATCTGATGCAGATTTATCGGTAGTGACTATTCCTTATGAAGTCTTAATTCCTTATGCCGTATTGGAAATGGATAAGGGAATTGTAAAATCATTTAAGGAAAAGCCTACCTATACGTATTATTCAAATGGCGGGATATATTTGATTAAAAGAGAATTATTGGAATTGATTCCAAAGAATGAGTTTTACAATGCAACTGATTTGATGGAACAATTAATCAAGCAAGGGAAAAAAGTTAATTCTTATCCTTTAAGAGGCTATTGGTTGGATATAGGGAAGCATGAAGATTTCCAAAAAGCCCAAGAGGATTTTAAACATATAAAATTTTGA